One genomic region from Phycisphaerales bacterium encodes:
- a CDS encoding OmpH family outer membrane protein, producing the protein MASHSRMSVPALCLAGIGLFAIGLMPGEAAQRGASSPVAVVNLSGVLEGLVERADAEASLRAKAGQVAAEAESRQEAVRGFQVELAAITDPIERLTVEERVDGEVVQFMAWQELMKQELDVDRALQLEKLYRDIMAAVADMATADGIDLVLIHDGIRPIETNPSPEAPPLATQVRQQIAQRRIAFASERIDRTRDVIIRMNNAYQPERR; encoded by the coding sequence ATGGCGAGTCACTCACGTATGTCAGTTCCAGCCCTTTGTCTTGCTGGAATTGGACTCTTTGCAATCGGCCTGATGCCGGGCGAAGCAGCTCAGCGAGGCGCCAGCAGCCCCGTTGCGGTCGTCAATCTTTCTGGTGTTTTAGAGGGCTTGGTTGAGCGCGCCGATGCCGAAGCGAGCCTTCGGGCCAAGGCAGGGCAAGTCGCTGCCGAAGCAGAGTCTCGCCAAGAGGCGGTGCGTGGCTTTCAGGTTGAGCTTGCCGCCATTACCGATCCAATTGAGCGATTGACCGTTGAGGAGCGTGTCGATGGAGAAGTTGTGCAGTTCATGGCTTGGCAGGAACTCATGAAGCAGGAACTTGATGTCGATCGCGCCCTGCAACTTGAGAAGCTGTACCGCGACATCATGGCGGCAGTAGCCGATATGGCAACAGCCGACGGTATCGATTTGGTGCTGATACATGATGGCATCAGGCCAATCGAGACAAATCCATCACCTGAAGCGCCGCCACTGGCCACGCAGGTGCGACAACAGATCGCACAGCGTCGTATTGCCTTTGCGTCCGAGCGAATAGACCGAACGCGGGATGTCATCATCCGCATGAACAATGCCTACCAACCAGAACGCCGCTGA
- a CDS encoding OmpH family outer membrane protein, translating into MHRHVIRIIMLAAVVASTVLAWDAVAGRASAPPTVVGTMDLPRVLESLDEWKAEMARSAAAGESFQAELIKSRDNLDALAADLDDFVVGTEQYAEAEHALKKASIDLRAFMSLADLREARTKQRAILRIYNHIREGSAAVSQQEGYGIVLMDDSAIAIPEDSADILGDISARRVLYASPTLDVTDAIIQHLNSQWQAAYGQ; encoded by the coding sequence ATGCATCGACATGTGATTCGAATCATCATGCTTGCCGCCGTCGTGGCAAGTACCGTGCTTGCTTGGGACGCGGTGGCAGGTCGCGCCTCTGCACCACCCACAGTCGTGGGCACTATGGATCTGCCTCGCGTACTTGAATCGCTCGATGAGTGGAAAGCCGAGATGGCGCGTTCCGCTGCAGCAGGCGAGTCATTTCAGGCTGAATTGATTAAGAGTCGTGATAATCTAGACGCGCTCGCCGCAGATCTTGACGACTTTGTTGTCGGGACCGAGCAGTATGCCGAGGCCGAGCATGCGCTCAAGAAGGCGTCAATTGATCTTCGTGCGTTCATGAGTCTGGCTGATCTTCGAGAGGCTCGAACAAAGCAACGGGCCATCCTTCGGATTTATAATCACATTCGTGAGGGTAGTGCAGCCGTCTCTCAACAGGAGGGCTATGGCATTGTGCTGATGGATGACTCTGCTATTGCAATTCCTGAAGACAGCGCCGACATACTTGGCGACATTTCAGCTCGTCGCGTGCTGTACGCGAGTCCTACCCTCGACGTGACGGATGCGATCATTCAGCACTTGAACTCGCAGTGGCAAGCGGCGTACGGGCAGTGA